A DNA window from Ostrea edulis chromosome 5, xbOstEdul1.1, whole genome shotgun sequence contains the following coding sequences:
- the LOC125650908 gene encoding cdc42 homolog produces MNTRGSSAKYQALESSSLKCCIVGNTKSGKTAVAYRLQCQEFRGDYSATSFDNYSVTSVVDGTPYHLSLFDTAGNHEMVQLRSLSYDKSDVVLVCFSVVDPVMFVNVEKFWLNEIRSYLPRTPFLLVGTHMDLRDQTSSIAGSGLVSDIVIPTTRISDMASRIGAVGYVECSSKTGEGIDDLVKEVVVAAHFRLKENNTSTCCCSVM; encoded by the exons ATGAATACTAGAGGTTCCTCGGCTAAATACCAAGCTTTAGAGTCCTCTAGTCTGAAATGTTGCATTGTGGGGAACACCAAGTCTGGCAAGACGGCTGTAGCCTATCGACTACAGTGTCAGGAGTTCAGGGGGGACTACTCGGCCACTTCCTTTGATAATTACTCTG TGACTTCGGTAGTGGATGGTACGCCATATCACCTCAGTTTATTTGATACAGCTGGAAAC CACGAGATGGTGCAGCTTCGCTCCCTATCTTATGACAAATCCGATGTTGTATTAGTCTGTTTCTCGGTGGTGGATCCAGTGATGTTTGTAAATGTGGAAAAGTTCTGGTTAAATGAAATCCGTTCTTATCTTCCGCGAACCCCTTTCCTTCTTGTTGGAACTCACATGGACCTAAGAGACCAAACATCCAGT ataGCTGGAAGTGGCCTTGTTTCGGACATTGTAATTCCCACCACACGTATTTCGGACATGGCGTCTCGTATCGGAGCTGTCGGGTATGTGGAATGCTCGTCCAAAACTGGCGAGGGTATAGACGATCTAGTGAAGGAAGTAGTGGTGGCAGCCCACTTCCGgctaaaagaaaacaatactaGTACATGTTGCTGCTCTGTGATGTAA